The following proteins are co-located in the Verrucomicrobiia bacterium genome:
- the hrpB gene encoding ATP-dependent helicase HrpB translates to MEPKSLPIWQVQSQIVESLRTAHRLVLVAPTGSGKSTQVPQMVLDAGLASDKKIIVLQPRRVAARTVAARVAWERNVVLGQEVGYQVRFDDHTSLGTRICFVTEGILLRWLQDDPTLADVGAILFDEFHERNLLSDVALALVKRLQTHKRPDLHLLVMSATLDAQPVKEYLDDCPICVSEGRSYPVQVEYIKFKDERNITEQAADAVEKIINAREPGDILVFMPGMAEINATIGALHSIRVSEKILCIPLHGELSPDQQDLAFQASDRRKVVVATNVAETSVTIDGVCSVVDSGIARVARYDAERGISTLHLEEISRASADQRKGRAGRTAPGVCYRLWTESGHLNRPERNTPEIQRADMAEVVLLLHSLGIKHAAGFDWLDKPDPVAVERAEMLLHTLGALRPATKGNDDPDADRIASDLTPIGRQMMRLPMHPRYSRMLVEAQKRGCVGAAALCAALVSGRDLLTRIGRDEKHIAENRELFEGSQDSDFFTLMRAYQFARKNSFNVDTCRRYGINARSAREIEQTYLQIVDICRRQKFHELSPDEAPPKTDDTSLQRCLMTGFIDQLCIRRDKGTLECDLTEGRTGTLMRESVVQQSTMFVVATIREVSGRTGHMTLLGMATHIKPEWLSETFPEQLHTQVEHLYDRGHKRVAAVKLVRFHDLVIAHEHQRDVEPGPSGRCLAEAARKQWFELPLFNHEIKQLINRVNLICSIQPELELKPFDEPAIIACLAEAFNGQTLAKEAQATNLKEAFLKHWPKGQWDWLNELAPNTIPWGEGKPAKLQYGEDEDKNSEWPILPELQVKITDCFTLKDHPRLCEGRIPVRLWVCAPDGKRLGSTIDWANFRAKEYPKLKPALQKKFSSLLWP, encoded by the coding sequence GTGGAACCGAAATCGCTGCCCATTTGGCAGGTCCAGTCTCAGATCGTTGAATCGTTGCGCACTGCGCACCGGTTGGTGCTTGTCGCGCCCACCGGCTCCGGTAAATCGACGCAAGTCCCCCAGATGGTCCTCGATGCCGGACTCGCCAGTGATAAGAAGATCATCGTTCTGCAACCCCGCCGTGTCGCTGCGCGCACCGTGGCCGCGCGTGTCGCGTGGGAACGCAATGTCGTGCTCGGTCAGGAAGTCGGTTACCAAGTCCGCTTTGACGACCACACCTCGCTCGGCACGCGCATCTGTTTCGTCACGGAGGGTATTCTCCTGCGCTGGTTGCAGGATGATCCCACGCTCGCCGATGTCGGCGCGATCCTCTTCGATGAATTTCATGAGCGCAACCTGTTGAGCGATGTCGCCCTCGCCCTCGTGAAGCGTCTACAAACGCACAAACGCCCGGACCTGCATCTCCTCGTCATGTCCGCCACGCTAGATGCGCAGCCCGTGAAGGAATATCTGGATGACTGCCCCATCTGCGTCTCCGAAGGCCGCAGCTATCCCGTGCAGGTGGAATACATCAAGTTCAAGGACGAGCGGAACATCACCGAGCAGGCCGCCGATGCCGTGGAGAAGATCATCAATGCGCGCGAGCCCGGCGACATCCTCGTCTTCATGCCCGGCATGGCGGAGATCAACGCCACCATTGGCGCGCTGCACAGCATCCGCGTCTCGGAAAAGATTCTTTGCATCCCGCTGCACGGCGAACTCTCGCCCGACCAGCAAGACCTCGCTTTCCAAGCCAGTGATCGCCGCAAAGTCGTCGTTGCCACGAACGTCGCGGAAACCTCCGTCACCATTGATGGCGTGTGTTCCGTGGTGGATAGCGGCATCGCCCGCGTGGCCCGTTACGATGCCGAACGCGGCATCAGCACCTTGCATCTCGAAGAGATCAGCCGCGCCTCTGCCGATCAACGCAAAGGCCGCGCTGGCCGCACTGCTCCCGGTGTGTGCTATCGCCTCTGGACCGAGAGCGGGCACTTGAATCGTCCCGAGCGCAACACGCCGGAGATCCAACGTGCGGACATGGCGGAAGTCGTCCTGCTCCTGCATTCCCTCGGCATCAAACACGCCGCCGGTTTCGATTGGCTGGATAAGCCCGATCCCGTCGCCGTGGAACGTGCCGAGATGCTGTTGCACACCTTAGGTGCTCTGCGTCCGGCCACGAAAGGCAACGACGATCCCGATGCCGACCGCATCGCGAGCGATCTCACGCCCATTGGCCGCCAGATGATGCGCCTGCCCATGCACCCGCGCTATTCACGCATGCTCGTGGAAGCGCAGAAGCGCGGCTGTGTCGGTGCCGCCGCCTTGTGCGCCGCCCTCGTCAGCGGACGCGATCTCCTCACACGCATCGGTCGCGATGAAAAGCATATCGCAGAAAACCGTGAACTGTTTGAAGGCAGCCAGGATTCCGATTTCTTCACGCTCATGCGCGCCTATCAGTTCGCGCGCAAGAACAGCTTCAACGTGGATACGTGCCGTCGCTACGGCATCAACGCCCGTTCTGCGCGTGAGATCGAGCAGACCTATTTGCAGATCGTAGACATCTGCCGCCGTCAAAAGTTCCACGAACTTTCGCCCGATGAAGCCCCACCGAAGACCGATGACACCTCTCTGCAACGCTGCCTGATGACCGGCTTCATCGACCAGCTTTGCATCCGCCGTGATAAAGGCACGCTGGAATGCGACCTCACCGAAGGCCGCACTGGCACACTTATGCGCGAGAGCGTCGTGCAGCAATCCACCATGTTCGTCGTTGCCACGATCCGCGAGGTGAGCGGTCGCACCGGTCACATGACCTTGCTCGGCATGGCCACGCACATCAAACCCGAGTGGCTCAGCGAGACGTTCCCCGAGCAACTCCACACACAGGTCGAGCATCTCTATGACCGCGGCCACAAACGAGTCGCCGCCGTGAAGCTCGTGCGCTTCCACGACCTCGTCATCGCACACGAACATCAGCGTGACGTGGAGCCCGGCCCCTCAGGTCGTTGCCTTGCGGAAGCCGCACGCAAGCAATGGTTCGAGCTCCCGCTCTTCAATCACGAGATCAAGCAATTGATCAATCGCGTGAACCTCATCTGCAGCATCCAGCCCGAGCTGGAACTGAAGCCCTTTGATGAACCCGCCATCATCGCGTGCCTCGCCGAAGCCTTTAACGGCCAGACGCTCGCGAAAGAAGCGCAAGCCACGAACCTCAAAGAAGCTTTCCTGAAACATTGGCCGAAAGGCCAGTGGGATTGGCTGAATGAACTCGCACCGAACACGATCCCTTGGGGCGAAGGCAAACCCGCCAAACTGCAATACGGGGAGGATGAAGATAAAAACTCCGAGTGGCCGATCCTGCCCGAACTGCAAGTGAAGATCACCGACTGCTTCACGCTGAAAGACCATCCGCGCCTCTGCGAAGGCCGCATCCCCGTGCGCCTCTGGGTCTGTGCCCCCGATGGCAAACGCCTCGGCTCCACCATTGATTGGGCAAACTTCCGTGCGAAAGAGTATCCGAAGCTAAAGCCAGCTTTGCAGAAGAAATTCAGCAGCCTGTTGTGGCCATAG